From the genome of Neomonachus schauinslandi chromosome 5, ASM220157v2, whole genome shotgun sequence, one region includes:
- the LOC110577916 gene encoding adenylate kinase isoenzyme 6-like → MLLLNILLTGTPGVGKTTLGKELASRSGLKYINVGDLAREGQLYDGYDEEYECPILDEDRIVDELENQMSEGGVIVDYHGCDFFPERWFHIVFVLQADNSVLYERLETRGYNEKKLKDNIQCEIFQVLYEEALASYKEEIVHQLPSNKPEDLEDNINQILKWIEQWIKDHSS, encoded by the coding sequence ATGTTGCTTCTGAACATCCTGCTCACCGGTACACCAGGGGTTGGAAAAACCACGCTAGGCAAAGAACTTGCATCAAGATCAGGACTCAAATACATTAATGTGGGTGATTTAGCTCGAGAAGGGCAGCTGTATGATGGCTATGATGAAGAGTATGAATGCCCCATTTTAGATGAAGACAGAATAGTTGATGAATTAGAAAACCAAATGAGCGAAGGTGGAGTTATTGTTGATTACCATGGttgtgatttctttcctgaaCGCTGGTTTCATATAGTTTTTGTGCTGCAAGCAGATAACAGTGTATTGTACGAAAGACTTGAAACAAGGggttataatgaaaagaaattaaaagacaatattCAGTGTGAAATTTTTCAAGTTCTTTATGAAGAAGCATTAGCATCCTACAAGGAAGAAATAGTACATCAACTGCCCAGCAATAAACCAGAAGATCTAGAGGATAATATCAATCAGATATTGAAGTGGATTGAGCAGTGGATCAAGGATCATAGCTCTTGA